The genomic stretch CTGGATCGAGACCTGCCTCGCCGAAGCCTAATCCCAGTCGACCGCAAATAGACCCGAGACCGCCACCCTCCATGATCTCCCCGCCCCCCACCGAAGGCCTCCCGCCCCTCCAGCTCCTCTCCATCGTCATCCCCGCGCGGGACGAGGAGGGATGCATCGCCTCGACGGTGGAGCACCTCCACCTGGAGCTCCGCCTCCACGGCGTCCCGCACGAGATCGTCGTCGTCGACGACGGCAGCCGGGACCGCACCTGGGCGATCCTCGAAGACCTCCGCACCCGCCTCCCCGAGCTGAAGCCGGTCCAGAACGCCGGCCGCCACGGCTTCGGCTGCGCCATCATCTACGGCCTCGACCACAGCACCGGCGATGCCGTCACCATCATGATGGCCGACGAGTCCGACGACTCCCGCGACGTCGTCCGCTACTGGAAGGAACTGAACAAGGGCTACGAGTGCGTCTTCGGCAGCCGCTTCATGCGCGGCGGCGGCGTCATCGACTACCCCCGGATCAAGTACATCCTGAACCGGATGGCGAATTTCTTCGTGAAGTGCCTCTTCGGCATCCCGATCAACGACACGACGAACGCCTTCAAGGCCTACCGCCGCACCGTCATCGACGGCTGCCGCCCCCTCATCTCACCCCACTTCAACCTCACCGTCGAGCTCCCGCTGAAGGCGATCGTCCGGGGCTACTCCTGGACGACGATGCCGATCACCTGGCGCAACCGCCGCACCGGCGAGGCCAAGCTGAAGATCAAGGAAATGGGCTCCCGCTACCTCTTCATCTGCGCCTACATCTGGCTCGAGCGCGCCCTCAGCCGGGGCGACTACCGCCGTCCCAAGACCTCCTAATCCTTTCCCCCTTCAAACAAATACAATGAGCATCGCCCTGGTCACCGGCTCCGCCGGCCTCATCGGATCGGAAACCTGCAAGCGTTTCCACGCCGAAGGATTCGACGTCGTCGGCATCGACAACAACATGCGCGCCCGCTTCTTCGGCGAGAACGCCTCGAACGAGGGGAACCGGAAGAGCCTGGAAAGCGCCCTCAAGAACTACCGCCACCACGCCCTCGACATCCGGGACTTCGACGCGGTGAACGCCCTCTTCCAGAGCCTCGGCAAGGAAATCGCCGTCGTCGTCCACACCGCCGCCCAGCCCTCCCACGACTGGGCGGCCCGCGAGCCCCTCACCGACTTCGGCGTCAACGCCACCGGCACCCTCCACCTCCTCGAGGCGACCCGGCTCCACGCCCCCGACGCCGTCTTCATCTTCACCAGCACGAACAAGGTCTACGGCGACGCGCCGAACCTCCTCCCCCTCCGGGAACTCGAGACCCGCTGGGAAATCGATCCCTCCCACCCCTACACCATCGGCATCGACGAACACCTCTCCATCGACCAGTCGAAGCACTCCCTCTTCGGGGCGAGCAAGGTGGCCGCCGACGTCCTCGTCCAGGAATACGGCCGCTACTTCGGGATGCGGACGGCTATCTTCCGCGGCGGCTGCCTCACCGGCCCCGCCCACTCCGGCACCGAGCTCCACGGCTTCCTCGCCTACCTGATGAAGTGCACCGTCATCGGCAAGGAATACCGGGTCTTCGGCTACAAGGGGAAGCAGGTCCGGGACAACATCCACTCCGTCGACCTCATCGAGGCCTTCTGGCAGTTCTTCAAGAAGCCCCGCGTCGCCGAGGTCTACAACATCGGCGGCAGCCGCCACTCGAACTGCTCGATGAAGGAGGCGATCGCCCTCTGCGAGGAGATCAGCGGGAACAAGCTCCCCCACACGTACGTCGAGGACAACCGCATCGGCGACCACATCTGGTACGTCAGCGACGTCCGGAAGTTCCAGTCACACTATCCGGAGTGGAAGTACCGGTACGACATCCGCGGGATCCTGCAGGAGATCCACGACCATACGAAGGCAGAGATCGCGAAGGGGTAGGGCGGCTCGAAAGGGGGGACCTTCCCGAAGCGTCTCTCTCCCATACGCCCCTCTCCCAATAGGAGTCTGGGCGTATTGGCCCTGTCTATCCCTATCGCTCGTACCCTCGGGCGCTCAGGGAAGCAGCGGATTTTAAAACAGTTCGGAGACACGGCGCCGCCAAAGCGCGTCCGCCAAGTTCAGGCCCTCCGAAGGGGAGGTCACGGAGGGGCGAAGCCCCTCTGTGGCTATAAAGCGGATCGCCTCCATCTGTACAGGGTTGACCGCGCAGGTCCCGAAGGGCTGCCCCGCTTTCC from Verrucomicrobium sp. GAS474 encodes the following:
- a CDS encoding glycosyltransferase family 2 protein gives rise to the protein MISPPPTEGLPPLQLLSIVIPARDEEGCIASTVEHLHLELRLHGVPHEIVVVDDGSRDRTWAILEDLRTRLPELKPVQNAGRHGFGCAIIYGLDHSTGDAVTIMMADESDDSRDVVRYWKELNKGYECVFGSRFMRGGGVIDYPRIKYILNRMANFFVKCLFGIPINDTTNAFKAYRRTVIDGCRPLISPHFNLTVELPLKAIVRGYSWTTMPITWRNRRTGEAKLKIKEMGSRYLFICAYIWLERALSRGDYRRPKTS
- a CDS encoding NAD-dependent epimerase/dehydratase family protein, with amino-acid sequence MSIALVTGSAGLIGSETCKRFHAEGFDVVGIDNNMRARFFGENASNEGNRKSLESALKNYRHHALDIRDFDAVNALFQSLGKEIAVVVHTAAQPSHDWAAREPLTDFGVNATGTLHLLEATRLHAPDAVFIFTSTNKVYGDAPNLLPLRELETRWEIDPSHPYTIGIDEHLSIDQSKHSLFGASKVAADVLVQEYGRYFGMRTAIFRGGCLTGPAHSGTELHGFLAYLMKCTVIGKEYRVFGYKGKQVRDNIHSVDLIEAFWQFFKKPRVAEVYNIGGSRHSNCSMKEAIALCEEISGNKLPHTYVEDNRIGDHIWYVSDVRKFQSHYPEWKYRYDIRGILQEIHDHTKAEIAKG